TAGAGCGTCTATTGCTACCATTTGGACTGCACCACATGTTGACGATTCCAATCAATTATACTCAGCTAGGCGGCACTTACGAGATTTTATCTGGCGCACAAGCAGGTACTCAAGTATTCGGGCAAGATCCACTATGGTTAGCTTGGGCAACGGATTTAGTTAACTTAAAAGGTGCAGGAGATACTTCTCAATACAATTTTGTACTAAGCAATTGGACACCTGCACGATTTAAAGTCGGCCAAATGATTGGTGCTTCTGGTATTTTAATGGGCATGACTGTAGCAATGTACCGCAATGTAGATGCAGATAAACGAGCAAATTACAAATCAATGTATCTTTCAGCAGCATTAGCCGTCTTTTTAACAGGTGTTACTGAGCCATTAGAGTTCATGTTTATGTTCGCAGCCGTTCCACTTTATGTGGTTTACGCTGTTATCCAAGGTGCTGCTTTTGCGATGGCCGATATTGTCAATTTACGTGTTCATTCTTTCGGTAACATCGAACTGCTAACCCGTACACCTCTCGCGCTAAAAGCTGGATTAGGCATGGATTTACTAAACTTTGTTCTTTGCGTCATTGGATTTGGTGTAGTTACTTATTTCATCGCTAATTTCATGATCAAAAAGTTCAATTTCGCTACACCTGGAAGAAACGGAAACTACGACAATAATGACGTTCAAGCAGAGAACGCAACATCTAACGTTCAATCTGCAAACGGAATCGATCCGCAAATCATCGAAATCGTTCATTTACTAGGTGGAAAAGAAAACATCACTGATGTAGATGCTTGTATGACGCGTTTACGTGTAAGTGTTGCTGACAAGCAAAAAGTAGGAACAGAAGAAGCTTGGAAAAAAGCAGGCGCTATGGGATTAATCGTAAAAGATAATGGTGTCCAAGCGGTTTACGGACCTAAAGCGGATGTTTTAAAATCAGATATCCAAGATTTATTAGATTCAGGTGTCACGATCCCTACACCTGAACTCACAGAGACTGTAGACACATCAGCTAATCCAGTTGATTATCTGGGCGTCACTAAAACCATTGTATCTGTCGCTGAAGGCGAAGTAATTGCTATCGAGCAAGTGGATGACCCTGTTTTTTCTAAAAAAATGATGGGTGATGGATTCGCTGTTATTCCTGTAAACGAAACAATTTATGCACCAATTGATGGAACAATCAGCAGTATTTTCCCATCAAAACATGCATTAGGTATCCAAACAGAGGAAGGTCTAGAGGTGTTGATTCATATGGGGCTTGATACAGTCGAAATGAAAGATTCCGCCTTCACGATTCATGTAACCGAAGGACAAAAAATAACTGCTGGCGAAAAAATTGCAACCGCAGACTTAGATAAGATCAAAGACGCTGGTAAGCAAACAACAATGATCGTTGTTTTTACAAACGGAGAAAAGATCAAACATTTCCAATTAGAAAAAACAGGCACACAAGTACCTGGCACCTCTATCGGACATGTCACACTTTAAATTAGCACAACAATAAACAAAAACAGGGTTAGTGTAAAACTCAATGAGTTTTATCCTGACCCTGTTCTTACCACTAGGAGGAGAAAACATGAAGGTACTCACATTAAACACGCACAGTTGGCTAGAAGATCATCCATTAGATAAATTAAAGCAACTAGCTGAACAAATCATCAAAGAAGATTACGCAGTGATCGCCTTACAAGAAGTTAACCAGCGAATCGATAGCCTGCCGGTTGGGGCTATCGAAAATTTCCATCCGACAGATAACCAATTGCCGATTCACGAAGATAACTTTGCTTACTTGTTGGTTCAGTACCTAAAAGAACACGATTGTCACTATCATTGGAGTTGGGCATACAATCATATTGGTTACTCCATCTACCACGAAGGCGTTGCATTGCTATCAAAACAACCGATCCAACCAGAAGCCGTTGTCATTTCCAGCAAAAATGATCCAACTGATTACCGCACAAGGGTCTTATTGATCGGTCAAACAAAACTAGGCGAAAAAAATATCACCGCTTTAAGTTGTCACTATTCTTGGTGGACAGAAACAGACGGATTCGCCTACGAATGGGCACAAACCGAAAAAGCCTTGCAAAACCATACACGCCCCTTTCTGATTATGGGCGATTTTAACAATCCAGCTTCAGCAAAGCAACCAGGTTACCAACTCGTGTTAAACAGTTCCTTAAAACTACAAGACAGTTTTACCTCAGCAACAACAAGGATTGGGGAACACACCGTTGAAAAAGCAATTGACGGCTGGGGCGATAACCAAGAGCACTTAAGAATCGATTATATTTTCGCTTCACAGGAATTTGAGATCAAAAACTATCAAATTGTTTTTGACGGAAAAAATACGCCTATAATCAGCGACCATTTTGGCGTAGAAGTAACGATACACTAGTTAAAGAAACAGCATACGAAAGAGTTCACTCTCTTTTTCGCATGCTGTTTCTTTGTTTCATTCTGAAAAACAATGCTAAACTAATGACAAGATTCTATTTACGAAAGCGGGGATAAAAATGAATATAACCATTTTCGGCGGCAGCGGCTTTATCGGACAGAAATTAGCCGAAGAATTAGTCGCACGCGGACACGATGTCACTAGCATTTCCCGTAGCGGCTGCCCAAGCGATTTAAATGCCGCATGGACAAAAAAAGTGCACTGGGTCCATTCAGATATTTTAAACGACACGCATTGGCACCAATCCGTCCAAAAGGCTGATTGGATTATCGATGCCATCGGGATTCTTTTTGAACACCCTAAAAAAGGCATCACCTATGATCGATTTATCGTAACGCCTGTTCGAGAAATTTTGTCTTATTTGGATGACATTCCTCAACCTGCTCGACTTTTATTTATCTCAGCTAACCGCGCACCTTTTCCTTTGCGAAACTATATGAAAGCCAAACGCCAAGCTGAACAACTAATCAAAAAGTGCTCCCTTCAACATGTAATCATTTACCCAAGCTTAGTTGTTGATAAACAACGTTATTCTTCTGTTATCGGTGGCAATATGGTCAATGTAATCAATAAAATCCCTGGACTCAGAAAAATCGTCCAAGGATATGATCCTATTCCAAGAGAAGCCCTAGCAAGAGAAATCGCCAATGTCATTGATGGAAAAACATCTCCCTATACTCACAGACGACCATAAACTACCTCACAAACAAAAACCGACCTCACAAAGCTGGACGACTGTCCTAACTATTTCGAGGTCGGTTCACTCTAAAATACTTATCCTTTCACAGAGCCACTAGTAATTCCTTCTACATAGTATTTTTGCATAAAGATAAACAATAATGTAATCGGCACTGCAATCAAGACACATCCTGCTGTAAATGCCATGAAATACTGATCGATTTTATCTTTCGTCTGCATCGTAAATAGACCAATTGCCACGGTATATTTATTTACATTATCTCCTAAAATAATTTTCGCAAAAATAAAATCCATCCATGGAGCCATAAACGCCATCAGCGCTGTATAAACAATAATTGGTTTACTTAGCGGCAATGTAATCTTGGTAAAAATCTCAAATTTACTTGCCCCATCGATCATCGCCGACTCGTCCAACGCCATAGGAATCGTATCAAAAAATCCTTTAGCAATATAAAACCCTAATGCAGCACCTGATGAATAGACTAGAATCAACGCTAGTAAACTTCCAGTCAAATTCATCGCTTTTAAAATATAATAGACAGCAATCATACTCATAAAACCCGGAAACATATTCAACACCAACGCCAATTTCAAAAACGGCTTTCTCGCTCTAAAACGCAAACGACTCAAAGAATACGCCATCGCAATCGTAATCAACGTGGACAAAATACAACTACAAACCGCAACAAATAATGTATTCAAAAACCATTGTACAAAAGGATAAGTAGAGCTGGTCAGCAACATTTTATAATTTTCAAACGTAAATTGTTTAGGAATAAAATACGTCACAAATGCGCCGCCCTCACTTCTAAAACTAGTTAAAACAATCCATACTATAGGAAAGATCCACACAATCGACAAGATAGTCAGCAATGTATAATGAACAATTAATGTATTTCGCTTCTTGGATTTCATTCGACCGCTTACGCCCCTTCCGTTTTAAATGAACTACTGCGTGTATAGGCAATTAATGAAAAGACTGCCGATAGAACGAAAATAATAATACCAATGACCGACGCTAGATTATAATCTGCAGCATTCACCGTCAATTTATACAACCACGTCACCAAAAGATCGGTCTCTCCTGCCGAATGATAATTACTATTAGCTGGTTGACCACCTGTAAGCAAGAAAATCACATTGAAATTATTGATATTACCAATAAACTGTTGAATCAAACTAGGCGCCATCACAAATAAAATTTGCGGAAACGTAATGTTTTTAAAAATTTGAAATTTATTCGCGCCGTCAATTTCTGCAGCCTCAATTTGATCTGTAGGTAAATTCGTAATAATCCCTGTCGCCACCAGCATCGTCACTGGAATTCCAACCCACATATTTACAAAAATAACCGTGACTTTAGCTAGTAAACCATCCGTCAAAAACGGGATCGGCTGATCGATCAATCCCCAGTTTTGCAAAAGAGCATTGACTGGTCCTGAACCATTAAATAAATTTGCCATCAAAAGCAAGCTGACAAATTGCGGCACTGCCATCGTAATGACAAAAATCGTCCGCCAAACTTTCTTCCCTTTCACCCCTTTAGCATTAATCAGCAATGCCAATAAAATACCAAAGAAAAATGTCGTCGCTGTCGCCAACACTGCCCAAATAAGGGTCCAAGTAAGAACTGGAAAGAAGGTTCCAGCAATATCACCCGTAATCACATTACTAAAATTAGCAAATCCGACCCAGTGAAATAAATTTTTCGGTGGCAAATGATTATGGTCATAACTTGTAAAAGCAATTGAAATCATATATAACAAAGGTAAAATCGTAAATGCTAATACACCTAACAACGGAACACTCATCAACGTAATATAGAAATTTTCATTCAACAAACTATTTAAATCTTCCTTTATTGTCGGTAACGCGCGCCCTGCTTGTTTTAACATAAAAATTTTTCGCGCACTTCTAAGAT
The DNA window shown above is from Enterococcus sp. 4G2_DIV0659 and carries:
- a CDS encoding PTS transporter subunit IIBC, with the translated sequence MKKLLSFEFWQKFGKALMVVIAVMPAAGLMISIGKTIPLINPDMAALTTTGGVIENIGWGVIGNLHLLFALAIGGSWAKERAGGAFAAGLSFILINRITGSIFGVTSAMLADDKAFTHTLFGTKIMVKGFFTSVLEAPALNMGVFVGIIAGFVGAMAYNKYYNYRKLPDALSFFNGKRFVPFVVILWSTIVSLLLAIIWPYIQAGINNFGLWIAQSQDTAPILAPFLYGTLERLLLPFGLHHMLTIPINYTQLGGTYEILSGAQAGTQVFGQDPLWLAWATDLVNLKGAGDTSQYNFVLSNWTPARFKVGQMIGASGILMGMTVAMYRNVDADKRANYKSMYLSAALAVFLTGVTEPLEFMFMFAAVPLYVVYAVIQGAAFAMADIVNLRVHSFGNIELLTRTPLALKAGLGMDLLNFVLCVIGFGVVTYFIANFMIKKFNFATPGRNGNYDNNDVQAENATSNVQSANGIDPQIIEIVHLLGGKENITDVDACMTRLRVSVADKQKVGTEEAWKKAGAMGLIVKDNGVQAVYGPKADVLKSDIQDLLDSGVTIPTPELTETVDTSANPVDYLGVTKTIVSVAEGEVIAIEQVDDPVFSKKMMGDGFAVIPVNETIYAPIDGTISSIFPSKHALGIQTEEGLEVLIHMGLDTVEMKDSAFTIHVTEGQKITAGEKIATADLDKIKDAGKQTTMIVVFTNGEKIKHFQLEKTGTQVPGTSIGHVTL
- a CDS encoding endonuclease/exonuclease/phosphatase family protein, which translates into the protein MKVLTLNTHSWLEDHPLDKLKQLAEQIIKEDYAVIALQEVNQRIDSLPVGAIENFHPTDNQLPIHEDNFAYLLVQYLKEHDCHYHWSWAYNHIGYSIYHEGVALLSKQPIQPEAVVISSKNDPTDYRTRVLLIGQTKLGEKNITALSCHYSWWTETDGFAYEWAQTEKALQNHTRPFLIMGDFNNPASAKQPGYQLVLNSSLKLQDSFTSATTRIGEHTVEKAIDGWGDNQEHLRIDYIFASQEFEIKNYQIVFDGKNTPIISDHFGVEVTIH
- a CDS encoding NAD(P)-dependent oxidoreductase produces the protein MNITIFGGSGFIGQKLAEELVARGHDVTSISRSGCPSDLNAAWTKKVHWVHSDILNDTHWHQSVQKADWIIDAIGILFEHPKKGITYDRFIVTPVREILSYLDDIPQPARLLFISANRAPFPLRNYMKAKRQAEQLIKKCSLQHVIIYPSLVVDKQRYSSVIGGNMVNVINKIPGLRKIVQGYDPIPREALAREIANVIDGKTSPYTHRRP
- a CDS encoding sugar ABC transporter permease, giving the protein MKSKKRNTLIVHYTLLTILSIVWIFPIVWIVLTSFRSEGGAFVTYFIPKQFTFENYKMLLTSSTYPFVQWFLNTLFVAVCSCILSTLITIAMAYSLSRLRFRARKPFLKLALVLNMFPGFMSMIAVYYILKAMNLTGSLLALILVYSSGAALGFYIAKGFFDTIPMALDESAMIDGASKFEIFTKITLPLSKPIIVYTALMAFMAPWMDFIFAKIILGDNVNKYTVAIGLFTMQTKDKIDQYFMAFTAGCVLIAVPITLLFIFMQKYYVEGITSGSVKG
- a CDS encoding carbohydrate ABC transporter permease codes for the protein MKLKSTPDGQITFRELFEKGDKSVKLSYFFMGTANIMNGQIIKGLAFLAIQIGFIGWLVINGFHALSMLQTLGTKSQGWVMDEALGIEVQQPGDNSMLLLLFGIAAIILILLFIFMYIVNLRSARKIFMLKQAGRALPTIKEDLNSLLNENFYITLMSVPLLGVLAFTILPLLYMISIAFTSYDHNHLPPKNLFHWVGFANFSNVITGDIAGTFFPVLTWTLIWAVLATATTFFFGILLALLINAKGVKGKKVWRTIFVITMAVPQFVSLLLMANLFNGSGPVNALLQNWGLIDQPIPFLTDGLLAKVTVIFVNMWVGIPVTMLVATGIITNLPTDQIEAAEIDGANKFQIFKNITFPQILFVMAPSLIQQFIGNINNFNVIFLLTGGQPANSNYHSAGETDLLVTWLYKLTVNAADYNLASVIGIIIFVLSAVFSLIAYTRSSSFKTEGA